In Parasphingorhabdus halotolerans, a single window of DNA contains:
- a CDS encoding GtrA family protein has protein sequence MERSGDDRRSAVGVWVGNLPGPLAALGRFSITRYLLASIVSLAFDVSLFMVLVAFAFDAGISSAAGYSAGIVVHWLISSSFVFPGKSRDGTALQLQRLGFVGTAVLGLGITVSIVSWLTGLGTLPVVAKAAAVFVSFFVVYIMRKYGVFR, from the coding sequence ATGGAACGTAGCGGCGACGATAGACGATCAGCGGTTGGTGTCTGGGTAGGTAATCTACCCGGACCACTGGCTGCTTTAGGTCGTTTCTCGATCACCCGCTATTTGCTGGCAAGTATTGTCAGCCTCGCGTTTGATGTCTCGCTGTTCATGGTGCTGGTCGCCTTTGCTTTTGATGCCGGAATATCGTCCGCGGCTGGCTATTCTGCAGGTATAGTCGTGCATTGGCTCATATCATCCAGTTTTGTTTTTCCTGGTAAATCACGCGATGGTACAGCGTTGCAATTACAGCGACTGGGCTTTGTCGGGACAGCCGTTCTCGGGCTAGGAATTACAGTAAGCATTGTAAGCTGGCTGACCGGTCTGGGCACCTTGCCGGTTGTTGCCAAAGCAGCGGCGGTGTTCGTAAGCTTCTTCGTGGTCTATATCATGCGGAAATATGGCGTCTTCCGGTAA
- the msrB gene encoding peptide-methionine (R)-S-oxide reductase MsrB: protein MRLMTRRNMVATGALGAGLLGIGGFSNFLGSAKAQSGKKFKITRTSAEWKKRLGAARYRILRQEGTERPFSSPLDKEKRKGIFACAGCNLGLYSSETKFDSGTGWPSFWAAIDGRVGISTDYKIGYRRTEVHCSRCGGHQGHIFNDGPQPTGKRHCINGLALRFIPT, encoded by the coding sequence ATGCGTTTGATGACACGCCGTAATATGGTTGCTACCGGAGCGCTAGGAGCCGGACTGCTTGGCATTGGCGGTTTTTCAAACTTTCTCGGCAGCGCCAAAGCGCAATCAGGCAAGAAATTCAAGATTACCCGGACCTCGGCAGAGTGGAAAAAACGGCTAGGTGCGGCACGCTATCGTATATTACGTCAGGAAGGTACCGAGCGCCCATTTTCATCGCCGCTTGACAAAGAGAAACGCAAAGGCATCTTTGCCTGCGCCGGTTGCAATCTCGGCCTATACAGTTCTGAAACCAAGTTCGATAGCGGAACCGGATGGCCCAGTTTTTGGGCTGCAATCGACGGTCGTGTTGGTATATCCACAGACTATAAAATTGGCTATAGGCGCACAGAAGTCCATTGCAGCCGCTGCGGTGGCCATCAGGGGCATATCTTCAACGATGGTCCGCAACCAACCGGCAAGCGCCATTGCATCAACGGACTGGCGCTAAGATTCATCCCAACTTAA
- a CDS encoding aldo/keto reductase encodes MQKMPDIGFGLWKVDRDNCADVVVEAIKAGYRHFDCAADYGNEVEVGEGLQRAFGEGLVTRDALWITSKLWNTFHDPAHVEAACQRSLNDLQLDKLDLYMIHFPIALEYVDFESRYPPEWFANPDADNPEMRLASVPLHQTWAAMEGLVEKGLVDQIGVCNYNSALIHDLMAYAKVRPSVLQIEAHPYLTQEKLIRLAKQYDIAVTAFSPLASKSYVEIAMAEQSDSVLTEQVVKKVAEAHEKTPAQVILRWAVQRGTSIIPKSTDPGHMRENLAITDFSLTERQMNTITALNANRRFNDPGVFCEQAFGRFHPIYD; translated from the coding sequence ATGCAGAAAATGCCCGATATCGGCTTTGGTCTCTGGAAAGTGGATCGCGATAACTGCGCCGATGTGGTGGTCGAGGCGATCAAGGCTGGCTATCGCCATTTCGATTGCGCTGCGGACTATGGCAATGAGGTTGAGGTGGGCGAAGGCTTGCAGCGAGCGTTTGGCGAAGGCTTGGTAACCCGTGATGCGCTCTGGATTACCTCCAAATTGTGGAATACATTTCATGACCCCGCGCATGTCGAAGCCGCATGCCAGCGGTCATTGAATGATCTGCAACTCGACAAGCTGGATCTTTATATGATCCATTTTCCGATTGCGCTGGAGTATGTCGATTTTGAATCCCGTTATCCACCCGAATGGTTTGCCAATCCCGACGCCGATAATCCCGAAATGCGGCTTGCGTCGGTCCCGCTACACCAGACTTGGGCGGCGATGGAGGGTTTGGTGGAAAAGGGGCTGGTCGATCAGATTGGCGTCTGTAATTATAACAGCGCCTTGATCCATGATCTAATGGCTTATGCGAAGGTCAGGCCATCGGTATTGCAGATTGAAGCGCATCCATATCTGACGCAAGAGAAGCTGATCCGGTTGGCAAAACAATATGATATTGCTGTGACTGCCTTTTCTCCGCTCGCCTCCAAATCTTATGTCGAGATTGCGATGGCCGAGCAATCAGACAGTGTTTTGACCGAACAGGTAGTGAAGAAGGTGGCAGAAGCACACGAAAAAACGCCAGCGCAAGTCATACTCCGTTGGGCAGTCCAGCGCGGGACGTCGATCATTCCGAAAAGCACCGATCCCGGGCATATGCGCGAAAATCTGGCGATCACCGATTTCTCCCTGACCGAGAGACAGATGAACACCATCACTGCGCTCAATGCCAATCGCCGGTTCAATGATCCAGGCGTGTTCTGCGAACAGGCCTTTGGCCGCTTCCACCCGATTTATGATTGA
- a CDS encoding Gfo/Idh/MocA family protein, whose amino-acid sequence MLVKILDIAALFFGSPKSLTSFATPKGQKLKRYAIIGAGMMGREHMSNLALVDGAGLVALADPHSGSLEQSLTHANGAGFAPLCFQNIDDMFPNVALDAVIIASPNHTHFEIMQQVVKQPVAVLLEKPMCTTVADARALHAMAKNHPHLIWVGMEYRYMPPVSQFIDRVRDGITGDVKMLSIREHRFPFLEKVGDWNRFSENTGGTLVEKCCHFFDLMRCILQDEPVRVFASGGQDVNHLDERYDGRRPDILDNAYVIIDFSKGTRAVLDLCMFAEGSEEQEQIYALGEIGKLEVGIPSAKLTWSPRDKSGAVSEIIHTPTDALAAGDHHGATFFQLSRFQDALVQGKSPDVSTLDGLRAVQMGAAAHQSIETGLPVALDFAANAKDL is encoded by the coding sequence ATGCTGGTAAAGATATTGGACATTGCGGCATTGTTCTTTGGCTCGCCGAAGTCGCTCACCTCTTTTGCAACTCCGAAAGGTCAAAAGCTGAAACGATATGCGATTATAGGGGCCGGAATGATGGGCCGGGAGCACATGAGCAATCTTGCTTTGGTAGACGGAGCAGGTCTTGTCGCGTTGGCCGACCCGCATTCAGGTTCATTGGAGCAATCTCTTACCCATGCAAATGGGGCAGGTTTCGCGCCTCTTTGTTTCCAGAATATCGATGATATGTTCCCGAATGTCGCGCTGGATGCGGTGATAATCGCATCGCCTAACCACACCCATTTTGAAATTATGCAGCAGGTTGTGAAGCAACCTGTCGCGGTGCTGCTCGAAAAACCGATGTGTACGACAGTTGCAGATGCGCGGGCGCTGCACGCCATGGCCAAAAACCATCCGCATTTGATCTGGGTGGGTATGGAATATCGCTATATGCCGCCGGTTTCGCAATTTATTGATCGCGTAAGGGATGGGATCACCGGCGATGTCAAAATGCTCTCAATCCGCGAGCATCGTTTTCCGTTTCTGGAAAAAGTGGGAGACTGGAACCGGTTTAGCGAGAATACGGGCGGGACTTTGGTTGAAAAATGCTGCCATTTTTTCGATCTGATGCGCTGCATTTTGCAGGATGAACCGGTACGCGTTTTTGCTTCGGGTGGTCAGGATGTGAACCATCTGGATGAGCGCTATGACGGGCGGCGACCCGATATTCTCGATAATGCCTATGTCATAATCGATTTCAGCAAAGGCACACGCGCGGTGCTCGATTTGTGCATGTTTGCCGAAGGATCGGAAGAGCAGGAGCAAATTTATGCGTTGGGGGAAATTGGCAAACTGGAAGTTGGCATACCCTCAGCCAAACTGACGTGGTCGCCCAGGGACAAATCAGGTGCTGTCTCCGAAATTATCCACACGCCGACGGATGCACTCGCGGCGGGCGACCATCATGGCGCTACCTTTTTCCAGCTTTCCCGGTTTCAGGACGCGCTGGTACAAGGCAAATCTCCGGACGTATCGACACTGGATGGACTAAGGGCTGTGCAAATGGGCGCCGCTGCCCACCAATCGATTGAAACAGGGCTACCCGTCGCACTCGATTTCGCCGCAAATGCAAAGGATTTATAA
- a CDS encoding VOC family protein yields the protein MAGVTGLGGVFYMVKDPAATRKWYKENLDLDGEFGPMLNWSDEKGDKPYSLISHFNEDSDYLAPSSAKFMINLRVDDLDAYVLKLKARGIEILGHVDEGYGKFAWILDCDGIKLEFWQQVDAPESSG from the coding sequence ATGGCAGGGGTCACCGGTTTAGGTGGGGTTTTTTACATGGTGAAAGATCCAGCAGCTACGCGTAAATGGTATAAGGAAAATCTGGATCTGGACGGCGAGTTCGGACCGATGCTCAACTGGTCGGATGAGAAGGGCGACAAGCCCTATAGTCTCATTAGCCACTTCAACGAAGATAGTGACTATCTGGCGCCGAGCTCGGCGAAGTTCATGATCAATCTCAGAGTCGATGATCTGGACGCATATGTTTTAAAACTGAAGGCCAGGGGGATTGAAATCCTTGGTCATGTAGACGAGGGTTACGGAAAATTTGCCTGGATTCTTGATTGTGATGGCATCAAGCTGGAATTTTGGCAGCAAGTAGACGCCCCCGAAAGCAGCGGCTAG
- a CDS encoding TauD/TfdA family dioxygenase yields MKQQMWNEQNFPEIVEAGRDTSLPEHLSRNRDALDESLHQTGAILFRGFAVPETEDFDAVVQAYGAENFPYKESLSNAVRINLTPRVFTANEAPPETSIFLHHEMAQTPLYPSKLFFYCNIAAEKGGETPLCRSDILLEKMEAADPALVTEFVTKGVRYSHTMPGQDDAGSGQGRSWRSTLGVDETDQAEQRLTALGYEWQWLEDDALHVTSPKLDAVRTLADGRRTFFNQLIAAYRGWADKRNDPSKSICFGDGSPIDSEKMEKAIALADELSFDLQWQSEDVVLIDNFLVMHGRHPFEGTRKVLASLIK; encoded by the coding sequence ATGAAACAGCAAATGTGGAATGAGCAGAATTTCCCGGAAATTGTCGAAGCGGGCAGAGATACATCACTGCCAGAGCATCTGTCTCGGAATCGCGATGCTTTGGATGAGTCTCTTCATCAGACAGGTGCGATCCTGTTTCGCGGGTTTGCAGTACCGGAAACAGAAGATTTCGATGCCGTTGTGCAGGCTTATGGGGCAGAGAATTTCCCCTATAAGGAATCGCTTTCCAACGCGGTGCGGATCAATCTGACGCCGCGGGTTTTTACTGCCAACGAGGCACCCCCAGAGACCAGCATCTTTCTGCACCATGAAATGGCGCAGACGCCCCTCTATCCGTCGAAATTGTTTTTCTACTGCAATATCGCTGCAGAGAAAGGCGGTGAGACGCCGCTCTGCCGTTCGGATATATTGCTGGAGAAAATGGAGGCGGCCGATCCTGCATTGGTTACAGAATTTGTCACCAAAGGCGTGCGCTATTCCCATACAATGCCTGGGCAGGATGATGCAGGCTCAGGGCAAGGGCGCAGCTGGCGTAGTACTTTGGGAGTTGATGAGACAGATCAGGCCGAGCAACGGCTCACCGCCTTGGGCTATGAATGGCAATGGCTTGAAGATGATGCCCTACACGTCACTTCACCAAAGCTGGACGCCGTCCGAACGTTGGCCGATGGCCGGAGGACGTTTTTCAACCAGCTGATCGCCGCGTATCGTGGTTGGGCAGACAAGCGCAATGATCCTTCCAAATCCATCTGTTTCGGCGATGGCTCGCCGATTGATTCAGAGAAGATGGAGAAAGCAATTGCACTGGCGGATGAGCTCAGCTTTGATCTGCAATGGCAATCGGAAGACGTTGTTTTAATTGATAATTTTCTGGTAATGCATGGCCGGCACCCGTTTGAAGGCACCCGAAAGGTGCTGGCTTCGCTGATCAAATAA
- a CDS encoding NAD(P)/FAD-dependent oxidoreductase → MTTQGNNSETPVDVAIIGAGPAGLTAAYLLSKKGYSVKVIEKDPKYVGGISRTVEHEGFRFDIGGHRFFSKSQEVVDLWNEILPDDFIQRPRMSRIYYEGKFYSYPLRAFEALWNLGIWRSTLCMVSYAKAKVFPNKNVKSFEDWTVNQFGYKLYSIFFKTYTEKVWGMPCNEMSADWAAQRIKGLSLWSAVVDGLKRSLGLNKKPNDGMETKTLLETFRYPRLGPGMMWDAAKAHVEAKGNEVLMGHSLKQMSQDADGNWRVSASTADGETVINAKHVISSAPMRELATRIHPLPQSLPEAQDLNYRDFLTVAIMVKLEDLFPDNWIYIHDDRVQVGRVQNFRSWSPEMVPDENIACVGLEYFCFENDGLWSSSDEELVELAKKEMAILNLCKPEDVVGGAVVRQEKAYPVYDDSYETNVETMRDDLEARFPTLHMVGRNGMHRYNNQDHAMMTAMLTVENIEAGSRKWNVWNVNEDAEYHEAGDEGAEKVVKAEISEDRVAALESMRDVPTRIEEAPEDKSKKAA, encoded by the coding sequence ATGACGACGCAGGGAAACAACTCTGAAACTCCGGTAGATGTAGCGATTATCGGCGCAGGGCCGGCGGGTTTGACCGCCGCTTATCTGCTTTCCAAAAAAGGCTATTCGGTCAAGGTGATCGAGAAAGATCCCAAATATGTCGGCGGGATTAGCCGGACGGTGGAGCATGAAGGCTTCCGCTTTGATATTGGCGGGCATCGGTTTTTCTCGAAATCTCAGGAGGTTGTTGATCTGTGGAATGAAATTCTGCCCGACGACTTTATTCAACGCCCGCGGATGAGTAGAATTTACTACGAGGGTAAATTTTACAGCTACCCGCTGCGTGCGTTTGAGGCGCTTTGGAACCTCGGTATCTGGCGTTCGACGTTGTGCATGGTCAGCTATGCGAAGGCGAAAGTCTTCCCGAATAAAAATGTGAAGAGCTTTGAAGACTGGACGGTCAATCAGTTCGGCTACAAACTCTATTCGATCTTCTTCAAAACCTATACCGAGAAAGTATGGGGCATGCCCTGCAACGAAATGTCGGCCGATTGGGCCGCACAACGTATCAAAGGTCTTAGCCTTTGGAGTGCGGTTGTCGATGGTCTGAAACGCTCATTGGGTCTGAACAAGAAACCCAATGACGGCATGGAAACCAAGACTTTGCTCGAAACCTTCCGCTACCCTCGCCTCGGCCCCGGCATGATGTGGGATGCCGCCAAGGCACACGTTGAAGCCAAGGGCAATGAAGTATTGATGGGGCATAGCCTGAAGCAGATGTCGCAGGATGCCGATGGCAACTGGCGTGTGAGTGCTTCAACTGCTGATGGTGAAACCGTCATCAATGCGAAACATGTCATTTCCAGCGCGCCGATGCGTGAACTGGCGACCCGTATTCACCCGCTGCCGCAGTCTCTTCCGGAAGCGCAGGATCTGAACTATCGCGATTTCCTGACCGTGGCGATCATGGTGAAATTGGAAGACTTGTTCCCCGATAACTGGATTTATATCCATGATGATCGTGTGCAGGTGGGTCGTGTGCAGAATTTCCGAAGCTGGTCCCCAGAAATGGTGCCGGACGAGAATATCGCCTGCGTCGGTCTGGAATATTTCTGCTTTGAAAATGACGGCCTGTGGTCTTCGTCCGACGAAGAACTGGTTGAACTTGCCAAGAAAGAAATGGCGATCCTCAACCTTTGTAAACCAGAGGATGTAGTTGGCGGCGCAGTTGTCCGCCAGGAAAAAGCCTATCCGGTTTACGATGACAGCTATGAAACCAATGTCGAGACGATGCGTGATGATCTGGAAGCGCGTTTCCCGACACTGCACATGGTCGGCCGCAACGGCATGCATCGTTATAACAACCAGGATCATGCGATGATGACGGCGATGCTGACTGTCGAGAATATCGAAGCCGGTTCGCGCAAGTGGAACGTGTGGAACGTCAATGAAGACGCCGAATATCATGAAGCGGGCGACGAGGGCGCCGAGAAGGTTGTGAAAGCCGAAATCAGCGAAGACCGCGTGGCGGCTTTGGAAAGCATGCGCGATGTTCCAACGCGGATTGAAGAAGCGCCCGAAGATAAATCCAAGAAGGCGGCGTAA